One Lepus europaeus isolate LE1 chromosome 17, mLepTim1.pri, whole genome shotgun sequence genomic window, GGattccatgtgggcacaagaCCAATACACAAATACCAATGCCACTGTCTCTGGCTCTTGAATACATAAAAAACAAGTGCTACAAACAGTGTGAGTAATTTGTGAGGACAGATAtaagaaaataattgttttttcttGGTGTGGGCTACTGCCTGGGGTGAGGAACAAGGAAATCTGTGTGAAATGGGCACGTTTTATAAATAGATTTGAGCAGTGCTATGTGGTTGTTCATGCACAAAAATTATTGATCTGTATAATTAAGAATTATGCATTTTATAGtgtgtaaattatacctcaataaagaaATACTACGCCAAAGCACatgaagagaaaagcaaaaccaactgagtaaaaaaaaagtgtttctgtTCCTTGAGCCTGTCTCTCTTGACACACATAATTTGGTATTTTACACATTTTATCACCTTGGGGCAGTCTTGCCAAATCCACCTCTGAAGACCTTGGCTGAGGACCACGTAGATTACTGATAATGATGGCAGAGAAATGGTAACTACGATATATTTCTTCCGAACTCCCCCATTGCCAGCAATGATCAATTCAATTCGCCCTGGGAATGTGCTGTGGTTTTAGTCCCTGCCTCCTGTTGTGTTCCTCTAAGGAAGTCTGAATGTCCAGAGGTTTGTCCTTTGGGACTCTGTGCGTCCTCATTGATGCTGGAAATTACCATGTGGTGAATACAACACAAGGGCATTTAAATGTGCTTGCATTTATGATTGGGATGCTCTCGCTAACAACAGTGACAGCAGCCAGTTTACAGGAGAGTGGCAAACACGGTCTCTGGGCAACAGAATTAGGCCTCCGTTGCTAGTTTCCTGAGTCTCCTTTGGGATGGGCACACAACCAGTCATGTTTGAGTTTCAGGATGGACTCTGTCGTCACATCCCATAGAACTGGTATGAATATGCTTGGAAATTCTAAGTCTTCATGCCTGCAATTGCTAGTACAGACTGGGGCGTGCTGCCGGTCTGGATGAAATAAGATTTACCAGCCAGATGCTAACGGGAAAACTCCGGCTGTTCCTCCTCTAGGGTTTGGAAATCTGTCTTCCTTGGAAATAATCAGCCTTTATAAAAATCTCCTACTGACTTTAGACATAAGGTAATAATTGGACTTCTGCTTTCCTTCCCATTAGCCTAGAAACAGTTTGCAGGTTGTTGGAAGAAAAAAGCAGCATGTGGTCGAATGAACACTATTTCCTGTGAGCTACTTCTTGGTGAGTACTTTGTGCCCAGGGGATGATTTTTAAGCTAATAGCTTCAACATTTAAACCACAGAGTGCTGTTTGTTTAAGCTGGCATTGTGAATCAGGCAGAGTTTAAAGCAACAGGTTTAGTGAGATCAAATAATCTAATCAATACAGTTTGCCTGTGGTGAATTATGCACTAGAGCCCTCATTTCCAGCACACGCCCAGACCTCTTCACTGAAGAGTACGCACGCATTAATGTGGTTTCCAGTTAGGTCTTGCTTTTGTAGATGGTTAACACTCTTCTagtggttgttgtgggcatccaAGTGTGATCGTACCTCTACAGAATCTCCCAGTATAATAATACTCCAGCACAAAGGAATGATGAAGCAGAAGGAAACACTCCCACTCTCCTGACCTGATACAATGGGAGGAATATTGGCTCACCAGCTTGTGCTTGTTCACTGAGGTTGAACACTAAAGTCCATGTAGCCACCACCACCGCCCATCTTTTAGTTTCTCTTAAATCCACGGAATGGGTATTGGCAAAATACTATCCTATTGAGTTTCCTGCGCCCCAGAATATTGGGTAAAGAACTCAGGCTCAATGGGTTTCACGAAAACAGCTGGGTTGAAGCATGGGTGTTCATGCTTCCTAATTCCAGAGGACTGAAGTCAGTGCATGGGAGGGCGTGGTACACACAGCTGGACAATAACAGGAAGTGAGCCTCCAGTGAAGAAGCCACCAGGAGTGTTTGATTTGATTCTTTGATTTGTGAATCTATTATTGTGAACATGTGTGATCCAAGTGAAACGTAAAAACGTCCAGCATGTGCCCCTGGTTTGAGAGCCTTCATTGTTGTCTGTTAGTTGTTTATTTCACAATGATcactttcattttgcattttgcCCTTTATAGACTATTATTATAGACTACTGTTCAAAGAtatgttttttaagaaaagttagGATGCATATTAAAGTTGTTTGTGAAAACAAACCCAAAAATtaaactttcattaaaaaaaaaatgtaacgaTGTGGAAAGTTCAAAATGATTTATGATacattttcttaacttttctttatttgagagagaaaaaggaagggatggagagagatagaaatggagatggagactgggagggagagggagagagagatctcatctggtTCACCacacaaatgctcacaacacctCATGTGAGAGGCTGAATCCTAAATAGTTCAGGCATcagctctgtctcccagggtctgtgttagtgggaagctggaatcaggagttggagctgggaacaAAACcaagacattctgatatgggatatgggtaatCTGACTGATATGCTAAATCCCAGTTCcctgtaataaaaatattttcagaaaaaattatTGACATTCAGAATTTTAAATAGTGGTTGTGAGTTAAGCTATTTATCAATGAGAGTATTTTCTGCCCAACAGATCAAAGAGCGATGGAGATACTGATGGAGATGAGGAATGAGACAACTGTCCAGGAATTCACCCTGCAGGGGTACCCTGCTCTCCAGCATCTTGGGAAAATCCTCTtcctggtgcacctgctggcgTACCTGGCCTCTATCACAGGAAACCTGCTCATCATCACCGTCACCTGGGCTGACCAGCGCCTCCACACACCCATGTATATTTTGCTCAGCAGTTTCTCCTTCTGTGAATGCTGTTTTATTAGCACAGTGATTCCTAAACTGCTGTCCATCTTTCTTTTAGGACAGCAAAGAATTCACTTCATTGCGTGTCTCACACAAGCGTTTTCTTTCTTATTCCTTGGGTCAACAATTTTCTTCCTCCTGGCTGTGATGTCCTTGGATCGATACCTGGCCATTTGCAAGCCTCTACACTACCCGGCCATCATGAACCTGCGGGTGTGTTTGCTTCTGGTTTCCTGCTGCTGCACGGtgtccttcctcttctttttttttttttttttttttttttttttttttttgacaggcagagtggacagtgagagagagagacagagagaaaggtcttcctttgccgttggttcaccctccaatggccgccgcggtagcgcgctgcggccggcgcaccgcgctgttccgatggcaggagccaggtgcttctcctggtctcccatggggtgcaggacccaaggacttgggccatcctccactgcactccctagccacagcagagagctggcctggaagaggggcaaccgggacaggatcggtgccccaaccgggactagaacccggtgtgccggcgccgcaaggcggaggattagcctgttgagccacggcgccggccggtgtcCTTCCTCTTCATCACTGCTCTGGTTCTCAAGGTTTCCCAGTTGTCCTTCTGTGGCTCCAACCTCATCCCTCACTTCTTCTGTGATCTAGGTTCCTTAATTCACCTCTCCTGTTCTGACACCAAAGCTGTTGAAATATATACCTTCTTCCTTGCTTTATGTGTCATTGTGTTGTCCCTCATTGTAACCATCATATCATACAGCAACATCGTAGTCACCATCGTGAGGCTCCCGTCAGCCAAGGAGCGACAGAAAGCTTTCTCCACCTGCTCGTCTCACCTCATCGTCCTCTCTCTCATGTACGGCAGCTGTCTTTTCATCTATGTGAAGCCAAAGCAGACAAGCAGGGTGGACTTCAACAGAGAGGCTGCTCTGGTGAACACGGTGTTGACCCCAGTGCTGAACCCTGTCATCTACACCCTGCGCAACAAGCAGGTGCACCGGGCTCTCAGGGATGCTGTGTCCAAGGTGAGACTGCAGAAATAAGACCATGGTGTTTTGGAAGGAAAATGGCTTATTGTTCATCCAGTTCAGTTTTCCACCATGGTGGAAATCTCTGCCATCATTCTTGGTAATCTGCCTGGTCCTCTGCCAAGGTCTTCAGAGGTGGATTTGGCAAGACTGCTTCAAGGTgataaaatgtgtaaaatatgaaataatgtatGACAAATCAAATTGTAGAACCTTCCCATTTCACCACAAACTCCCTTGTTCCTCATCCCAGTCAATAGCCCACACCAAGAAAAGAACAATTATGTTGTTATTTCTGTCATCACAAATTACTCATGTTGTTCTTCAAAAttgctttgtatttatttgagggacagagactGTGGCACTGATTTTCATGTATTGATCTTGTGCCCAGATAGAATCCAGACTCTCTGATGTgggaatcttaactgctgggctaaactcAAACTTCTGCCTGTTTTTGAATGGAACACAGCGTGTGGCCaggctgcatttcccaggccactagcaaggagccagctgggaagtggagcagccatgacttgaaccagtgcccacatgggaggccggcattgtaggcagcagcttaaccctctgcaccacaatgctggccccggatTCACATGGATTtttaagaaatgataaaaatCCCATGTGCTTTTACTCAGTTTCCCCAGATAGCTTCATCTTACAAAACATAACAGAATGTCACAGCCAGAAAATTGACATTGATGAGGTTAAGATATAAACATTTGCAGGCCCACAAAGATTcctcctgtcactctttcaaagccATACCAATTTCCTGCCAGCTGCAACTGTTAATATGTTCTCCCTTTCTTGAaccagctggcactgcagggcatggtgttaacccactgtgccacagcaccggcccaatatGTTCTCCCTTTCTAAAACTTTTCCATTCAGATTACTGACCTATCATCTTTATCCATCCATATATCTGTCATGTATAATTACCTACCATCCATCAACCATCTATATCTATCATTTAACTATATCTCAATCATCTATTTATATCTATTATGTATATGGCATATAGACTATTTCCACTTTTTAGCCATTATAAATAAAGCTTCTCTAAACATTTGTCTAcaggcttttttaaaattaaaagccaCATGCCACCTATAATCACTCCAAAGGTAACGAAATATTTTGATGTAAGTATATAGAGATTTTCTCTCGCCCTTGGCCAGCACATCGGCTGGGTTAATTTACTTGCCCTCTGGAGTAGTACAGACTTTCATGTCTGAGGGGACTGAGCCTTGGGATACTGTGTACTTAGCAGATCATTCTCTCGGTTGCTGCCAGGTAATTTCCAAAGTTATTATGAGAGAAGCCCTGAGGCACCCTAGTAGAATTTAAAGCTGAAACAAAGATATACATATCTCAGATTTAAAGGTTCATCCTTAATTTGTCAGCCTAAAACAACATTttagtatgagagagagagaagaaggaggaagagggagaaggaggaggaaatggggatggggagagggcaACAAAAAGGAGGCAGCAAACCTGTAGTTACGATCTGTGACCTGCATTCGAGTAGGTCCATGACCTCAGCAGATACAGCCCTGCAGTTTATGCGTTATCAACTTCGACAGCCTTGTAGGACATGCAGTGTTAGGGCTGTGCATTTGGCCCCATTAGATACTTGCTTAGTCAACTAAACCTCACTAGCAAGAGACCTCCATGATACATAAAggagaattttatttcatttaaaaagtttcaattaattaattcctttttgaaagacagagagaaagagatcttccattgttttGCAAAAACCTGATTGGCGGCAATTAATGTGATTGCCTCCCAGGCTGGAAGGGCGCCAAGTGCCACATCAACATGAACCAGTGCCGCGGCCAGTGTCAGCACGGCGGCACCTGCAAGGTCCTGGTGAACGGGTCCCCGTGTGTGTGTCCACGCGGcttctggagccagcactgtgagcTGGAGCAGGATGCCTGCGCCAGCAGCCCCTGCCACGGCGGTGGCCTCTGTGAGGACCTGGTGGACGGCTTCCGCTGCCACTACCCCAGAGGCCTCTCTGGGTCCCTCTGCTTGGTGGCCATGGACGTGTGCCCCAGTCCCTGCCACAACGGGGCTCGCTGCTGCAGCCTGGACAGCGACTACTACTGCGCGTGCCCCGAGGACTTCCGTGGCAAGAACTGTTCGGCGCCCAGGGACCCGTGCCCGGGCGCGGCCTGCAGAGTGGTGGAGGAATTCACGTGCACCGACGAGGTGGACGCCTTCCGCTGCTTCTGCCCGAGCGGCTGGGAGGGCGAGCTCTGTGACATCAATCCCAACGACTGCCTCCCAGACCCGTGCCACAGCCGCGGCAGCTGCCACGACCTGGTCAACGACTCCTACTGCCTCTGCGATGGCTGGAAGGGCAAGA contains:
- the LOC133775845 gene encoding olfactory receptor 6C4-like, yielding MEILMEMRNETTVQEFTLQGYPALQHLGKILFLVHLLAYLASITGNLLIITVTWADQRLHTPMYILLSSFSFCECCFISTVIPKLLSIFLLGQQRIHFIACLTQAFSFLFLGSTIFFLLAVMSLDRYLAICKPLHYPAIMNLRVCLLLVSCCCTVSFLLSFLFITALVLKVSQLSFCGSNLIPHFFCDLGSLIHLSCSDTKAVEIYTFFLALCVIVLSLIVTIISYSNIVVTIVRLPSAKERQKAFSTCSSHLIVLSLMYGSCLFIYVKPKQTSRVDFNREAALVNTVLTPVLNPVIYTLRNKQVHRALRDAVSKVRLQK